The proteins below are encoded in one region of Streptomyces roseirectus:
- a CDS encoding helix-turn-helix domain-containing protein, translating into MTQSQATPLPPPKERRRLRVAHALTQAQIASTVGVTRETVRAWETGRTTPRGTKREAYARLLASLEGEVTGVRGVTEPQTAGAQVFVTDIQGPTAQPPVPVAASSQSAPFKEPGRPQEPAPPQEPGERPPLTPAQAFDALYAFCAPALVRQTYLLTGRRELARESVERAFQSAWQRWPEVATDRDPAGWVRATAYEYALSPWHRLRPRYRHPEPPPASAPDRALLDVLLRLPPSYRRTLVLYDGVGLDLPETAAETEASTPAAANRVLHAREALAIRLPELSDPATLHRRLAEVASAERLRAPRPAAVRLTGERRASFWTRAAIAFTVAIIGATALTLNTAPTHYEPPVPPGATVSGVPPRQAPGALSDAELALRAKLRRETAHGPERLVPESK; encoded by the coding sequence GTGACACAGAGTCAAGCCACCCCTCTCCCCCCTCCCAAGGAACGCCGACGCCTGCGCGTGGCCCACGCGCTGACCCAGGCTCAGATCGCCTCCACGGTCGGCGTCACCCGAGAGACGGTGCGCGCGTGGGAGACCGGCCGTACGACACCGCGCGGCACCAAACGGGAGGCGTACGCGCGGCTGCTGGCGTCGCTGGAGGGTGAGGTGACGGGGGTTCGGGGGGTGACGGAGCCTCAGACGGCGGGGGCTCAGGTCTTCGTGACGGACATTCAGGGGCCGACGGCTCAACCCCCGGTGCCGGTGGCGGCGTCTTCCCAGTCAGCACCCTTCAAGGAACCCGGTCGGCCCCAGGAACCCGCTCCGCCCCAGGAACCCGGCGAGCGCCCGCCCCTCACCCCCGCGCAGGCGTTCGACGCGCTGTACGCCTTCTGCGCCCCCGCCCTCGTCCGCCAGACCTACCTCCTCACCGGCCGCCGCGAGCTGGCCCGCGAGTCGGTGGAGCGCGCGTTCCAGTCGGCGTGGCAGCGCTGGCCCGAGGTCGCGACGGACCGCGACCCGGCGGGCTGGGTGCGCGCGACGGCGTACGAGTACGCCCTCTCCCCCTGGCACCGGCTGCGCCCCCGCTACCGTCACCCCGAACCCCCGCCCGCCTCCGCCCCCGACCGCGCCCTGCTCGACGTCCTCCTGCGCCTCCCCCCGTCCTACCGCCGCACACTCGTCCTGTACGACGGCGTCGGCCTGGACCTGCCGGAGACGGCGGCGGAGACGGAGGCGAGCACGCCCGCCGCGGCGAACCGCGTGCTGCACGCGCGCGAGGCCCTGGCCATCCGGCTGCCCGAACTCTCCGACCCGGCGACCCTCCACCGCCGGCTCGCGGAGGTCGCCTCGGCGGAACGCCTGCGCGCGCCCCGGCCCGCGGCGGTACGGCTGACCGGCGAGCGCCGCGCCAGCTTCTGGACGCGGGCGGCCATCGCCTTCACCGTCGCGATCATCGGCGCGACGGCGCTGACGCTGAACACGGCCCCCACGCACTACGAACCCCCGGTTCCCCCGGGCGCGACGGTCAGCGGGGTTCCCCCTCGCCAGGCCCCCGGCGCCCTGTCGGACGCGGAGCTGGCGCTGCGGGCGAAGCTGCGCAGGGAGACGGCGCACGGTCCGGAGAGGCTGGTGCCGGAATCTAAGTGA
- the sucD gene encoding succinate--CoA ligase subunit alpha — protein MAIWLNKDSKVIVQGMTGATGQKHTKLMLADGTNVVGGVNPRKAGTTVDFDGTEVPVFGTVAEAIEKTGANVTVIFVPEKFTKDAVIEAIDAEIELAVVITEGIAVHDSANFWAYAGQKGNKTRIIGPNCPGIITPGQSNVGIIPGDITKPGRIGLVSKSGTLTYQMMYELRDIGFSTAVGIGGDPIIGTTHIDALAAFEADPDTELIVMIGEIGGDAEERAADFIAKNVTKPVVGYVAGFTAPEGKTMGHAGAIVSGSSGTAQAKKEALEAAGVKVGKTPTETAKLAREILAG, from the coding sequence ATGGCTATCTGGCTCAACAAGGACAGCAAGGTCATCGTCCAGGGCATGACCGGCGCCACCGGGCAGAAGCACACCAAGCTGATGCTCGCCGACGGCACCAACGTCGTGGGCGGCGTGAACCCCCGCAAGGCCGGTACGACCGTCGACTTCGACGGCACCGAGGTACCCGTGTTCGGGACCGTCGCCGAGGCGATCGAGAAGACGGGCGCCAACGTCACCGTCATCTTCGTGCCGGAGAAGTTCACGAAGGACGCCGTCATCGAGGCGATCGACGCCGAGATCGAGCTGGCCGTCGTGATCACCGAGGGCATCGCCGTGCACGACTCGGCGAACTTCTGGGCGTACGCCGGCCAGAAGGGCAACAAGACCCGGATCATCGGCCCGAACTGCCCCGGCATCATCACGCCGGGCCAGTCCAACGTCGGCATCATCCCCGGCGACATCACCAAGCCGGGCCGCATCGGGCTCGTCTCGAAGTCCGGCACGCTGACGTACCAGATGATGTACGAGCTGCGTGACATCGGCTTCTCGACGGCCGTCGGCATCGGTGGCGACCCGATCATCGGCACCACGCACATCGACGCGCTCGCCGCGTTCGAGGCCGACCCCGACACCGAGCTGATCGTGATGATCGGTGAGATCGGTGGCGACGCCGAGGAGCGGGCCGCGGACTTCATCGCGAAGAACGTGACCAAGCCGGTCGTCGGCTACGTCGCGGGCTTCACCGCGCCCGAGGGCAAGACGATGGGCCACGCGGGCGCCATCGTCTCCGGTTCGTCCGGCACCGCCCAGGCGAAGAAGGAGGCCCTTGAGGCCGCGGGCGTCAAGGTCGGCAAGACGCCGACGGAGACGGCCAAGCTGGCGCGAGAGATTCTGGCCGGCTGA
- the sucC gene encoding ADP-forming succinate--CoA ligase subunit beta, with product MDLFEYQARDLFAKHDVPVLAGEVIDTPEAARAATERLGGKSVVKAQVKVGGRGKAGGVKLAATTDEAVEHAGNILGMDIKGHTVHKVMIAETAPEIVEEYYVSFLLDRANRTFLSIASVEGGMEIEEVAEKRPEAVAKTPIDAIEGVTPAKAREIVEAAKFPAEVADKVADVLVKLWDTFIKEDALLVEVNPLAKVASGEVIALDGKVSLDDNAEFRHPDFEELHDKAAANPLEAAAKEKGLNYVKLEGEVGIIGNGAGLVMSTLDVVAYAGENHGGVKPANFLDIGGGASAQVMANGLEIILGDPDVKSVFVNVFGGITACDEVANGIVQALKLLEDRGENVSKPLVVRLDGNNAELGRKILTDANHPLVQRVDTMDGAADKAAELAAAK from the coding sequence GTGGACCTGTTCGAGTACCAGGCGAGGGACCTCTTCGCCAAGCACGATGTACCGGTGCTGGCCGGTGAAGTCATCGACACGCCTGAGGCGGCCCGCGCAGCCACCGAGCGTCTGGGTGGCAAGTCCGTCGTCAAGGCTCAGGTGAAGGTCGGTGGCCGCGGCAAGGCCGGCGGCGTGAAGCTGGCGGCGACCACCGACGAGGCGGTCGAGCACGCGGGCAACATCCTCGGCATGGACATCAAGGGCCACACGGTCCACAAGGTGATGATCGCCGAGACCGCGCCGGAGATCGTGGAGGAGTACTACGTCTCCTTCCTCCTGGACCGCGCGAACCGCACCTTCCTCTCCATCGCGTCCGTCGAGGGCGGCATGGAGATCGAGGAGGTCGCCGAGAAGCGTCCCGAGGCCGTCGCCAAGACGCCCATCGACGCGATCGAGGGCGTCACCCCGGCGAAGGCCCGCGAGATCGTCGAGGCCGCGAAGTTCCCGGCCGAGGTCGCGGACAAGGTCGCCGACGTCCTCGTCAAGCTGTGGGACACCTTCATCAAGGAGGACGCCCTCCTGGTCGAGGTGAACCCGCTGGCGAAGGTCGCCTCCGGTGAGGTCATCGCGCTGGACGGCAAGGTCTCGCTGGACGACAACGCCGAGTTCCGCCACCCCGACTTCGAGGAACTTCACGACAAGGCCGCGGCGAACCCGCTCGAGGCCGCGGCGAAGGAGAAGGGCCTCAACTACGTCAAGCTGGAGGGCGAGGTCGGCATCATCGGCAACGGCGCCGGGCTCGTCATGAGCACCCTGGACGTCGTCGCCTACGCCGGCGAGAACCACGGTGGCGTCAAGCCCGCCAACTTCCTGGACATCGGCGGTGGCGCCTCCGCCCAGGTCATGGCGAACGGCCTGGAGATCATCCTCGGCGACCCGGACGTCAAGTCCGTGTTCGTGAACGTCTTCGGTGGCATCACCGCGTGCGACGAGGTCGCCAACGGCATCGTCCAGGCGCTGAAGCTCCTCGAGGACCGCGGCGAGAACGTCTCGAAGCCGCTCGTCGTCCGCCTCGACGGCAACAACGCCGAACTGGGCCGGAAGATCCTCACCGACGCCAACCACCCGCTGGTGCAGCGCGTCGACACCATGGACGGCGCGGCCGACAAGGCCGCCGAGCTGGCCGCCGCCAAGTAA
- a CDS encoding VWA domain-containing protein produces MKKTDGLVEEGEARERLRRWRLVLGGADAEGTGCVLDGRDAGMDGALGALYGKEGERQGRGAGLGASAPSVARWLGDVRTYFPSPVVQVMQRDAVERLGLASLLLEPEMLEAVEADVHLVGTLLSLNRALPETTRDTARAVVRKVVRDLEKRLAGRTRAALRGALDRSARTGRPRPRDIDWGRTIAANLKHYLPEHGTVVPERLVGYGRAAQSLNKGVTLCVDQSGSMASSLVYASVFGAVLASMTTISTRLVVFDTSVVDLTDQLDDPVDVLFGTQLGGGTDINRALAYCQARIERPADTVVVLISDLYEGGIKDEMLKRVAAMKAAGVEFVSLLSLSDEGAPAYDRENAAALAALGVPAFACTPELFPEVMAAALERRPLPIPETA; encoded by the coding sequence GTGAAGAAGACGGACGGCCTCGTCGAAGAGGGCGAGGCGAGGGAGCGGCTGCGCAGGTGGCGGCTGGTGCTCGGGGGAGCGGACGCGGAGGGGACCGGATGCGTGCTGGACGGGCGGGACGCGGGGATGGACGGCGCGCTGGGAGCCCTGTACGGAAAGGAGGGGGAGCGGCAGGGAAGGGGAGCGGGGCTGGGGGCGTCCGCACCGTCGGTGGCCCGCTGGCTGGGAGACGTACGGACGTACTTTCCCTCGCCGGTCGTCCAGGTCATGCAGCGGGACGCCGTCGAACGGCTCGGACTCGCGTCACTGCTGCTGGAGCCGGAGATGCTGGAGGCCGTCGAGGCCGACGTGCATCTGGTCGGCACCCTGCTCTCACTGAACCGGGCCCTGCCGGAGACCACGAGGGACACGGCGAGGGCCGTGGTCCGCAAGGTCGTCAGGGATCTGGAGAAGCGGCTCGCCGGGCGGACCCGGGCCGCGCTCAGGGGAGCACTCGACAGAAGCGCGCGGACGGGGCGGCCACGCCCGCGCGACATCGACTGGGGCCGCACCATCGCCGCCAACCTCAAGCACTACCTCCCGGAACACGGGACGGTCGTGCCGGAGCGGCTCGTCGGATACGGGCGGGCGGCGCAGTCACTCAACAAGGGGGTAACGCTGTGCGTGGATCAATCGGGTTCGATGGCGTCGTCGCTGGTGTACGCGTCGGTGTTCGGAGCGGTGCTGGCGTCCATGACGACGATCAGCACGCGACTCGTCGTGTTCGACACGTCGGTCGTTGATCTCACGGATCAACTCGACGACCCGGTGGACGTCCTGTTCGGGACGCAGCTGGGAGGGGGGACCGACATCAACCGCGCGCTCGCGTACTGCCAGGCGCGGATCGAGCGGCCCGCCGACACCGTCGTCGTACTGATCAGTGATCTCTACGAAGGGGGGATCAAGGACGAGATGCTCAAGCGGGTCGCCGCGATGAAGGCGGCCGGCGTGGAGTTCGTCTCCCTGCTCTCCCTCTCCGACGAGGGGGCACCGGCCTACGACCGGGAGAACGCCGCGGCCCTCGCGGCCCTGGGAGTACCCGCCTTCGCCTGCACCCCGGAGCTGTTTCCCGAGGTGATGGCGGCGGCACTGGAGAGGAGGCCCCTGCCGATACCGGAGACGGCCTGA
- a CDS encoding DUF5682 family protein, whose product MRLLGIRHHGPGSARAVRGALEEARPRIVLIEGPADADALVPLVADAGMRAPVALLAHVVDEPGRSAFWPFAEFSPEWAAMKWALAHGAPVRFVDLPAAHTLALPPATGPAAVRVDPLRALAEAAGYDDPERWWEDVIEHRGTGDPFTAVEEAMEAVRETYDDQEDERDAVREAYMRLQVRAAVKEFGADGVAVVCGAWHVPALRRRTTVAADRALLKGLPKAKAELTWVPWTYRRLARAGGYGAGIESPGWYGHLFSAPDRPVERWMTKVARLLRDEDRVVSPAHVIEAVRLAETLAAVRGRPLAGLGEATDAARAVLCEGSDVPLALVWDRLVVGDVMGEVPEGVPAVPLQRDLEREQRRLRLRPEAAGRDIDLDLRGDTDAARSRLLHRLRLLGVDWGTPAEARGSTGTFREAWRLRWEPELAVRIAEAGGWGTTVQAAATAKARADADAATALAEVTALAEHCLLAGLSDALPEVMRALADRAALDTDVGHLAQALPALVRALRYGDVRGTDTRALAEVAAGLALRICVGLPAACTGLDTDAAQEIRSHVDAVHGAVALLAEGGRTDLGGRWRTVLRTLAGRDSVAAVIRGRAARLLLDGGEAGPEEAARWMGLALSPGTVPREAADWVEGFVGGGSGGGLLLVHDERLLGIVDTWLTGVSEEEFVDVLPLLRRTFAAFGPGVRRTLGEVVRRGNAAGTGPGTDGFAAELDEERADAVVPVVRLLLGVGERGDL is encoded by the coding sequence ATGAGGTTGCTGGGGATACGCCACCACGGGCCGGGTTCGGCGCGTGCCGTGCGCGGGGCGCTGGAGGAGGCCCGCCCCCGGATCGTGCTGATCGAGGGCCCCGCCGACGCGGACGCGCTGGTGCCGCTCGTCGCCGACGCGGGCATGCGCGCGCCGGTCGCCCTGCTGGCCCACGTCGTCGACGAGCCCGGGAGGTCCGCGTTCTGGCCGTTCGCCGAGTTCTCGCCGGAGTGGGCGGCCATGAAGTGGGCGCTCGCGCACGGCGCACCGGTCCGCTTCGTCGATCTGCCGGCCGCCCACACCCTGGCGCTGCCGCCCGCCACCGGCCCCGCCGCCGTACGCGTCGACCCCCTGCGCGCCCTCGCCGAGGCCGCCGGGTACGACGACCCGGAGCGCTGGTGGGAGGACGTGATCGAACACCGGGGCACCGGCGACCCGTTCACGGCCGTGGAGGAGGCCATGGAAGCGGTCCGGGAGACCTACGACGACCAGGAGGACGAGCGGGACGCCGTCCGGGAGGCGTACATGCGGCTCCAGGTGCGGGCGGCGGTCAAGGAGTTCGGAGCGGACGGGGTGGCCGTGGTGTGCGGGGCGTGGCACGTGCCCGCGCTGCGCCGCCGGACGACCGTCGCGGCCGACCGGGCGCTCCTGAAAGGGCTGCCGAAGGCCAAGGCGGAACTGACCTGGGTGCCGTGGACGTACCGCAGGCTCGCGCGCGCCGGAGGCTACGGGGCGGGCATCGAGTCGCCGGGCTGGTACGGGCACCTGTTCAGCGCGCCGGACCGGCCGGTCGAGCGGTGGATGACGAAGGTGGCGCGCCTGCTCAGGGACGAGGACCGCGTCGTCTCCCCGGCCCACGTCATCGAGGCCGTACGGCTCGCCGAGACGCTGGCGGCGGTGCGCGGGCGCCCGCTGGCCGGGCTCGGGGAGGCGACCGACGCGGCGCGCGCGGTGCTGTGCGAGGGGTCGGACGTGCCGCTGGCGCTGGTGTGGGACCGGCTCGTCGTCGGGGACGTCATGGGGGAGGTGCCCGAAGGGGTGCCCGCCGTGCCGTTGCAGCGGGACCTGGAGCGCGAGCAGCGGAGGCTGCGGCTGCGCCCCGAGGCGGCCGGGCGTGACATCGACCTGGACCTGCGAGGCGACACCGACGCCGCGCGCAGCCGCCTGCTGCACCGGCTGCGGCTGCTCGGCGTGGACTGGGGCACACCGGCCGAGGCCCGGGGAAGCACGGGGACGTTCCGGGAAGCCTGGCGGCTGCGCTGGGAACCCGAACTGGCCGTGCGGATCGCCGAGGCGGGCGGCTGGGGGACGACGGTACAGGCCGCCGCCACCGCGAAGGCGCGGGCCGACGCCGACGCCGCGACAGCCCTCGCCGAGGTCACCGCGCTCGCCGAGCACTGCCTCCTGGCCGGCCTGTCCGACGCCCTCCCCGAGGTGATGCGGGCCCTCGCCGACCGGGCGGCCCTCGACACCGACGTCGGCCACCTCGCCCAGGCCCTGCCCGCCCTCGTCCGCGCCCTGCGCTACGGCGACGTCCGAGGCACCGACACGCGCGCGCTCGCCGAGGTCGCCGCCGGGCTCGCCCTGCGGATCTGCGTCGGCCTGCCCGCCGCCTGCACCGGCCTCGACACCGACGCGGCACAGGAGATACGGAGTCATGTGGACGCCGTCCACGGCGCCGTGGCCCTCCTCGCCGAGGGAGGCCGGACAGACCTGGGCGGACGCTGGCGGACCGTGCTGCGGACGCTGGCCGGGCGTGACAGTGTCGCCGCCGTGATCCGGGGCCGGGCGGCGCGGCTCCTGCTGGACGGCGGAGAGGCGGGACCGGAGGAGGCCGCCCGGTGGATGGGGCTCGCTCTGTCTCCCGGGACCGTGCCGAGGGAGGCCGCCGACTGGGTCGAGGGATTCGTCGGCGGCGGATCGGGCGGCGGCCTGCTCCTGGTCCACGACGAACGGCTCCTCGGCATCGTCGACACCTGGCTCACCGGCGTCTCAGAAGAAGAGTTCGTCGACGTACTGCCGTTGCTGCGGCGGACGTTCGCGGCCTTCGGACCCGGGGTGCGCCGAACGCTCGGCGAGGTCGTGAGAAGAGGAAACGCGGCCGGCACCGGGCCGGGAACCGACGGGTTCGCCGCCGAACTCGACGAGGAACGAGCCGACGCGGTCGTTCCCGTGGTGCGGCTGCTGCTCGGCGTCGGTGAGAGAGGAGACCTGTGA
- a CDS encoding ATP-binding protein, with product MSFAAGPTSAEPTENHTEPTRNDPGPAGETPVLRPHAEIAFASELTALAAQDDRPRPPNWKLSPWAVATYLLGGVLPDGSVISPKYVGPRRIVEVAVSTLATDRALLLLGVPGTAKTWVSEHLAAAVSGDSTLLVQGTAGTPEEAIRYGWNYAQLLANGPSRAALVPSPVLRAMAEGMTARVEELTRIPADVQDSLITILSEKTLPVPELGQEVQAVRGFNLIATANDRDRGINDLSSALRRRFNTVVLPLPASAEAEVEIVARRVEQIGRSLDLPSAPDGIAEIRRVVTVFRELRDGVTADGRTKVKSPSGTLSTAEAISVVTNGLALAAHFGDGVLRPADVAAGILGAVVRDPASDRGVWQEYLEAVVREREGWTDFYRACREASA from the coding sequence ATGTCTTTTGCCGCTGGACCGACGTCCGCCGAACCGACCGAGAACCACACCGAACCGACCCGGAACGACCCGGGACCGGCTGGTGAGACGCCTGTGCTGCGACCGCACGCGGAGATCGCCTTCGCGTCCGAACTGACCGCGCTGGCCGCGCAGGACGACCGTCCGCGCCCCCCGAACTGGAAGCTGTCGCCGTGGGCGGTGGCGACGTACCTGCTGGGCGGCGTGCTGCCCGACGGCTCGGTGATCTCGCCGAAGTACGTGGGCCCGCGCCGGATCGTGGAGGTCGCCGTCTCCACGCTCGCGACGGACCGCGCGCTGCTCCTGCTGGGCGTCCCGGGCACCGCGAAGACCTGGGTGTCGGAACACCTCGCGGCGGCGGTCAGCGGCGACTCGACGCTGCTGGTGCAGGGCACCGCGGGGACGCCGGAGGAGGCGATCCGCTACGGCTGGAACTACGCGCAGCTCCTGGCGAACGGCCCGAGCCGCGCCGCGCTCGTCCCGAGCCCGGTGCTGCGGGCCATGGCGGAGGGGATGACGGCCCGCGTCGAGGAGCTGACGCGCATCCCGGCCGACGTACAGGACTCGCTGATCACGATCCTGTCGGAGAAGACCCTGCCCGTGCCGGAGCTGGGCCAGGAGGTGCAGGCCGTACGCGGCTTCAACCTCATCGCGACGGCCAACGACCGCGACCGGGGGATCAACGACCTGTCCAGCGCGCTGCGCCGCCGGTTCAACACGGTTGTGCTGCCGCTGCCGGCCAGCGCGGAGGCGGAGGTCGAGATCGTCGCCCGGCGCGTCGAGCAGATCGGCCGCTCCCTCGACCTGCCCTCCGCGCCGGACGGCATCGCGGAGATCCGCCGGGTCGTGACGGTCTTCCGCGAACTGCGCGACGGGGTCACGGCGGATGGCCGCACCAAGGTCAAGTCGCCCAGCGGCACGCTCTCCACGGCCGAGGCGATCTCCGTCGTCACCAACGGCCTGGCGCTCGCCGCCCACTTCGGTGACGGGGTGCTGCGCCCGGCCGACGTCGCCGCCGGGATCCTCGGCGCGGTCGTCCGCGACCCGGCCTCCGACCGGGGCGTCTGGCAGGAGTACCTGGAGGCCGTCGTCCGGGAGCGCGAGGGGTGGACGGACTTCTACCGGGCCTGCCGCGAGGCGAGCGCGTGA
- a CDS encoding SWIM zinc finger family protein, giving the protein MTQQGVRPTADQVPATASDDVSRPTGSELAGPWSGAGQENEASREGSSGSRTSREKKEDALADPEAARRRAERRAGRITAGVVELEQRLADLVRSGLAAAEREGYGLWEETAARMVDAQAPGLAARVRELGAIPASGPGWPARLLEECALLHLLNQAWLHRDGLPEDLASAVRTHIGLPTTPTGPPLLDDWLVLARYDTSDGRLTTRRIWLHGATSARTALVLSYGPAGRAPELALPVGRSVRARVTPYPVGPRVALGDLLTDPAPTSVRPPGISPAEATARYGTALRTDPWLNSVPVTLDDVVPTPAGDTWQLVDTESKTALPLTPAALSRPGLWRLIALSGGGPVKVFGECGHRGFTPLTAWASGTSEPIGVFETMHE; this is encoded by the coding sequence ATGACTCAGCAGGGGGTGCGTCCGACCGCTGATCAGGTGCCGGCAACGGCGTCTGACGACGTGTCGCGTCCTACGGGGAGCGAACTCGCCGGGCCGTGGTCGGGAGCGGGGCAGGAGAACGAGGCGTCACGGGAAGGGAGTTCCGGCTCGCGCACATCACGCGAGAAAAAAGAAGACGCGCTCGCCGACCCCGAGGCCGCCCGGCGGCGGGCCGAGCGGCGTGCCGGGCGGATCACCGCCGGGGTCGTGGAGCTGGAGCAGCGGCTGGCCGATCTGGTCAGGTCGGGGCTCGCGGCGGCGGAGCGGGAGGGGTACGGGCTGTGGGAGGAGACGGCGGCCCGGATGGTCGACGCACAGGCGCCGGGACTCGCCGCGCGCGTGCGCGAGTTGGGCGCGATACCGGCGTCCGGTCCCGGGTGGCCGGCGCGGCTGCTGGAGGAGTGCGCGCTTCTGCACCTCCTGAACCAGGCGTGGCTCCACCGCGACGGCCTCCCCGAGGACCTGGCCTCGGCGGTCCGCACCCACATCGGCCTCCCCACGACGCCGACCGGCCCGCCGCTCCTCGACGACTGGCTCGTCCTGGCCCGCTACGACACCTCCGACGGCCGTCTGACGACCCGCCGGATCTGGCTTCACGGCGCCACCAGCGCGCGTACGGCCCTGGTGCTCTCCTACGGTCCGGCCGGGCGTGCCCCCGAACTCGCCCTGCCGGTCGGCCGCTCCGTACGCGCGCGGGTCACGCCCTATCCGGTCGGCCCCAGGGTCGCCCTGGGTGACCTCCTCACCGACCCCGCCCCGACGTCCGTACGCCCGCCCGGCATCAGCCCGGCCGAGGCCACCGCCCGCTACGGCACCGCCCTGCGGACCGACCCCTGGCTGAACTCCGTCCCGGTGACCCTCGACGACGTCGTACCGACTCCTGCGGGAGACACCTGGCAGCTCGTGGACACGGAGAGCAAGACCGCCCTCCCCCTCACCCCGGCCGCCCTGTCCCGCCCCGGTCTCTGGCGGCTGATCGCCCTCTCGGGAGGCGGCCCCGTCAAGGTCTTCGGAGAGTGCGGACACCGCGGTTTCACACCGCTGACGGCCTGGGCTTCCGGGACGAGTGAACCGATCGGCGTCTTCGAAACGATGCATGAGTGA
- a CDS encoding DUF5691 domain-containing protein, producing the protein MNSTPSPEIWDELVTTALLGTDRRPLPERGTASSAGTNAPTALLDAAATETLRRRAGLLPAPAAPPLPESPEDPRAPLPAPAAKRLALLLADRTAQSGGRRGAAPDLMELLPQWLAAANGHRYAPPPQLLPALLDAARGRTDLRPAALEFAGPRALWLARLNSDWRFALRATAGDGAVLPAPEETERVRRLWEEGLFAERVTLLLALRARDADAGRDLLTATWATERAEDRLMFLDSLRTGLGPRDEPFLEQALSDRSRNVRATAAELLSALPGSALAGRMAARARTCVAVDRTAEVPTIVVEAPHECDAGMERDGVIRTAPTGRGERSWWLGQLVEAAPLDTWSARLGGRTPQEIVALPVSDGWLGELHAAWCRAAVRQGDASWSRALLGAPSAPDAGGPGAVSLAERARLLGTLSPPERADWVAGFIAAHGLSEAFQLLGVCAVPWAPPLGRAVVDALDIARDAGSYPWSFSGVMGLAERCLAPEEAPRLDALLAVPEESENTAPGAGSYWAEAFQRLAATLRLRGEMRRELDPT; encoded by the coding sequence ATGAACAGCACACCATCACCCGAGATCTGGGACGAGCTGGTCACCACGGCACTCCTGGGAACGGACCGCCGACCGCTGCCGGAGCGGGGGACGGCATCGAGCGCGGGAACGAACGCCCCCACCGCCCTCCTCGACGCCGCCGCCACCGAAACCCTCCGCCGCAGAGCCGGTCTGCTCCCCGCTCCCGCCGCGCCCCCGCTCCCCGAGTCCCCGGAGGATCCCCGCGCACCTCTCCCCGCCCCGGCGGCCAAGCGGCTGGCGCTGCTGCTGGCCGACCGGACCGCACAGTCAGGAGGCCGCCGGGGCGCTGCTCCGGACCTGATGGAGCTGCTCCCCCAGTGGCTGGCGGCGGCCAACGGCCACCGGTACGCGCCACCCCCACAGCTCCTCCCGGCACTGTTGGACGCGGCCCGGGGCAGGACGGATCTGCGGCCGGCGGCGCTGGAGTTCGCGGGACCGAGGGCGCTGTGGCTGGCGCGGCTCAACTCGGACTGGCGGTTCGCGCTGCGGGCGACGGCGGGGGACGGGGCGGTGCTGCCGGCCCCGGAGGAGACCGAGCGGGTCCGGCGGCTGTGGGAGGAGGGCCTGTTCGCGGAACGGGTCACGCTGCTCCTCGCACTCCGCGCGCGGGACGCCGACGCGGGCCGTGACCTGCTGACGGCGACCTGGGCGACCGAGCGCGCCGAGGACCGCCTGATGTTCCTGGACTCCCTGCGCACGGGGTTGGGCCCGCGTGACGAGCCGTTCCTGGAACAGGCCCTGTCCGACCGCAGCCGCAACGTCCGGGCGACGGCGGCGGAGCTGCTGTCCGCGCTCCCCGGTTCCGCGCTCGCCGGGCGGATGGCGGCCCGCGCCCGCACGTGTGTCGCGGTCGACCGCACCGCCGAGGTCCCGACGATCGTGGTGGAGGCACCGCACGAGTGTGACGCCGGGATGGAGCGCGACGGCGTGATCAGGACGGCGCCGACGGGCCGGGGCGAACGGTCTTGGTGGCTGGGCCAGTTGGTGGAGGCGGCACCGCTCGACACCTGGTCGGCGCGGCTGGGCGGGCGTACGCCTCAGGAGATCGTCGCGCTGCCGGTGTCCGACGGCTGGCTGGGCGAGCTGCACGCGGCGTGGTGCCGGGCCGCCGTGCGGCAGGGCGACGCGAGCTGGTCCCGGGCCCTGCTCGGTGCCCCGTCCGCACCCGACGCGGGTGGTCCAGGCGCCGTCTCCCTCGCCGAGCGCGCCCGGCTCCTCGGGACGCTGTCGCCGCCCGAACGGGCCGACTGGGTCGCCGGTTTCATCGCCGCGCACGGTCTCTCCGAGGCGTTCCAGCTCCTCGGCGTCTGCGCGGTGCCCTGGGCCCCGCCCCTGGGCCGTGCCGTCGTCGACGCCCTCGACATCGCCCGCGACGCCGGCAGCTACCCGTGGAGCTTCAGCGGCGTCATGGGCCTGGCCGAACGCTGCCTGGCCCCCGAGGAAGCCCCTCGCCTGGACGCCCTCCTGGCCGTCCCCGAGGAGTCCGAGAACACCGCCCCGGGCGCCGGGAGCTACTGGGCGGAGGCGTTCCAGCGACTCGCGGCGACACTGCGCCTCCGGGGCGAGATGCGGCGGGAGTTGGACCCGACGTGA